The Drosophila willistoni isolate 14030-0811.24 unplaced genomic scaffold, UCI_dwil_1.1 Seg285, whole genome shotgun sequence genome includes a region encoding these proteins:
- the LOC124461244 gene encoding uncharacterized protein LOC124461244 — protein MDWVAGNVCSMETYQATSLIDFLHLTPARVTWPKVEKCFQAIFELLEQQNADITTEKWAVVSRKDAAPIVADICPNAQLEIWMDAESVDIIKERCNSLKFCFWIIKFEFCD, from the coding sequence ATGGACTGGGTGGCGGGCAACGTATGCTCCATGGAGACATATCAGGCCACCAGTCTCATAGACTTCCTACACCTGACACCGGCCAGAGTTACATGGCCAAAGGTCGAGAAGTGTTTCCAAGCAATTTTCGAGCTTCTGGAACAGCAGAATGCTGATATTACGACGGAGAAGTGGGCCGTGGTGAGCCGCAAAGATGCAGCCCCCATAGTGGCAGATATTTGTCCAAATGCACAGCTTGAGATCTGGATGGATGCAGAGAGTGTGGACATCATCAAGGAAAGATGCAACAgcctcaaattttgtttttggattatcaaatttgagttttgcgattag
- the LOC124461248 gene encoding uncharacterized protein LOC124461248, whose protein sequence is MDWVAGNVCSMETYQATSLIDFVHLTPARVTWPKVEKCFQAIFELLEQQNADITTEKWAVVSRKDAAPIVTDICPNEQLEIWMDAESVDIIKERCNSLKFCFWIIKFEFCD, encoded by the coding sequence ATGGACTGGGTGGCGGGCAACGTATGCTCCATGGAGACATATCAGGCCACCAGTCTCATAGACTTCGTACACCTGACACCGGCCAGAGTTACATGGCCAAAGGTCGAGAAGTGTTTCCAAGCAATTTTCGAGCTTCTGGAACAGCAGAATGCTGATATTACGACGGAGAAGTGGGCCGTGGTGAGCCGCAAAGATGCAGCCCCCATAGTGACAGATATTTGTCCAAATGAACAGCTTGAGATCTGGATGGATGCAGAGAGTGTGGACATCATCAAGGAAAGATGCAACAgcctcaaattttgtttttggattatcaaatttgagttttgcgattag